A DNA window from Allokutzneria albata contains the following coding sequences:
- a CDS encoding LuxR C-terminal-related transcriptional regulator, whose translation MPLRVSSETAAVLHEAHNTITARFAYDRYGLYEYVRVVAGRIARVDAFHVGLLHGTNRVRYVYGHDDPVSSAYPTNGLVAWVVRHKQTYRVRYDNGAALRAESDAADAVTVPLFRRDRTGGRRIFGMLSMYCSVTDTYDDDAVHAFEWLAGLVARVLARHQEDLEALRLLPGDAPGLASSATRDPVVEYLASRVASLRRTAEHVLVGGELSLAAEHLQQVVTSCAEIQSELAEMSMRADDGPERRFLALTPAEQRVALLIADGLNNQRLAQELGISANTVKTHLKNILRKYAMDRAQVAEDVQRHLVR comes from the coding sequence TTGCCACTGAGAGTCAGTTCGGAGACCGCTGCCGTGCTGCACGAGGCCCACAACACGATCACAGCGCGGTTCGCCTACGACCGGTACGGCCTCTACGAGTACGTGCGCGTCGTGGCGGGACGGATCGCGCGGGTGGACGCCTTCCACGTCGGCCTGCTGCACGGGACGAACCGGGTTCGCTACGTCTACGGCCACGACGACCCGGTGTCGAGCGCGTACCCGACGAACGGCCTGGTGGCGTGGGTCGTCCGGCACAAGCAGACCTACCGCGTCCGCTACGACAACGGAGCGGCGTTGCGCGCGGAGAGCGACGCCGCGGACGCGGTCACCGTCCCGCTGTTCCGGAGGGACCGCACGGGCGGACGCCGGATCTTCGGCATGCTGTCGATGTACTGCTCGGTGACGGACACCTACGACGACGACGCCGTGCACGCGTTCGAATGGCTGGCCGGACTGGTCGCCCGCGTGCTCGCGCGGCACCAGGAAGACCTGGAAGCGCTGCGATTACTCCCCGGTGACGCCCCCGGCCTCGCGTCGTCCGCGACCCGCGATCCCGTGGTGGAGTACCTGGCGTCGCGGGTGGCCTCGCTGCGCCGCACCGCCGAGCACGTGCTGGTCGGCGGCGAGCTGAGCCTGGCGGCCGAACACCTCCAGCAGGTCGTCACCTCGTGCGCGGAGATCCAGTCGGAGCTCGCGGAGATGTCGATGCGCGCCGACGACGGACCGGAGCGGCGGTTCCTCGCCCTCACCCCGGCGGAGCAGCGGGTCGCGCTGCTGATCGCGGACGGCCTGAACAACCAACGCCTGGCCCAGGAGCTGGGCATCAGCGCGAACACCGTGAAGACGCACCTGAAGAACATCCTGCGGAAGTACGCCATGGACCGCGCCCAGGTCGCCGAGGACGTCCAGCGCCACCTGGTCCGCTAG
- a CDS encoding PGPGW domain-containing protein, with the protein MAASKQLKRVLIMLLGGALVLVGIILLVLPGPGLLLVLAGLVTLAAEFPSLEKYVDPVRDRAMKAMEAAVSSPLNVAGSVLAGLGLIGLGVVWGLRLFPWLPLPGWATGSSLIISGVILFGLLGYSYYRVSRRRCPGAGEES; encoded by the coding sequence GTGGCGGCGAGCAAGCAGCTGAAGCGCGTGTTGATCATGTTGCTGGGTGGGGCGCTGGTGCTGGTCGGCATCATCCTGCTGGTGCTGCCGGGGCCGGGGCTGCTGCTGGTGCTGGCGGGCCTGGTCACCCTGGCGGCGGAGTTCCCCTCGCTGGAGAAGTACGTGGACCCGGTCCGGGACCGGGCGATGAAGGCGATGGAGGCGGCGGTGTCCTCGCCGCTGAACGTGGCGGGTTCGGTGCTGGCCGGACTGGGGCTGATCGGCCTCGGCGTGGTGTGGGGCCTGCGGCTGTTCCCGTGGCTGCCGCTGCCCGGCTGGGCGACCGGGTCGAGCCTGATCATCTCCGGGGTCATTCTCTTCGGTCTGCTGGGGTACAGCTACTACCGGGTGAGCCGGCGCCGGTGTCCCGGCGCGGGCGAGGAGTCGTAG
- a CDS encoding cytochrome P450, with translation MTTTHRSPVPPEIAAVDLTDTHTFVEQDLTEMWRYLRAECPVYWHPETGRGPGFWVVSRYADVRTAARDVKRYTSERGNSLDMLLIGTDPSGGKMLTTSDPPWHTSLRKLLLRSFTPRALQVIVDRVRAATDRLVAEAAAKGDCDIAADVAAHVPLATICDLLDIPDADRATLLELTKSAVSSENPDATSTDAWMAKNEILYYFAELAEQRKDNPHADVVSLLAASEVDGRYLSQSEVVLNCYNLILGGDETTRFSMIGAVDALLEFPDQWRDLRGGEVDLDVAAEEVLRWTTPAQHYGRYATEDLEIAGVPVASGDIVTLWACSANRDETVFDRPEVFDLARKPNNHLTFGHGPHFCIGAYLARVEIQAMLESLRRHVAGVERRGPAERIYSTLFTGMSRLPVRLRPA, from the coding sequence ATGACCACCACGCACCGGTCACCGGTGCCGCCGGAGATCGCGGCCGTTGACCTGACCGACACGCACACCTTCGTCGAGCAGGACCTCACCGAGATGTGGCGGTACCTGCGCGCGGAGTGCCCGGTGTACTGGCACCCGGAAACCGGACGAGGGCCCGGGTTCTGGGTCGTGTCCCGGTACGCCGACGTGCGGACCGCGGCCAGGGACGTCAAGCGGTACACCTCGGAGCGGGGGAACTCGCTCGACATGCTGCTGATCGGCACCGATCCCTCCGGCGGCAAGATGCTGACGACCTCGGACCCGCCGTGGCACACCTCGCTGCGCAAGCTGCTGCTGCGCTCGTTCACCCCGCGCGCCCTGCAGGTCATCGTCGACCGCGTGCGCGCGGCCACGGACCGGCTCGTCGCCGAGGCCGCGGCCAAGGGCGACTGCGACATCGCCGCCGACGTGGCCGCGCACGTCCCCCTGGCGACGATCTGCGACCTGCTCGACATCCCGGACGCGGACCGGGCCACCCTGCTGGAACTGACCAAGTCCGCGGTCAGCTCGGAGAACCCGGACGCGACGAGCACCGACGCCTGGATGGCGAAGAACGAGATCCTCTACTACTTCGCCGAACTCGCCGAGCAGCGCAAGGACAACCCGCACGCCGACGTGGTGAGCCTGCTCGCCGCGAGCGAGGTGGACGGCAGGTACCTCAGCCAGAGCGAGGTCGTCCTCAACTGCTACAACCTGATTCTGGGCGGGGACGAGACCACCAGGTTCTCCATGATCGGCGCGGTGGACGCGCTGCTGGAGTTCCCCGACCAGTGGCGGGACCTGCGCGGCGGCGAGGTCGATCTCGACGTCGCCGCCGAGGAGGTGCTGCGGTGGACCACCCCGGCGCAGCACTACGGGCGCTACGCCACCGAGGACCTGGAGATCGCCGGGGTGCCCGTCGCGTCCGGGGACATCGTCACGCTGTGGGCCTGCTCGGCGAACCGGGACGAGACGGTGTTCGACCGCCCCGAGGTCTTCGACCTCGCGCGGAAACCCAACAACCACCTGACCTTCGGCCACGGACCGCACTTCTGCATCGGCGCCTACCTCGCCAGGGTCGAGATCCAGGCGATGCTCGAGAGCCTGCGCCGCCACGTGGCCGGAGTCGAACGTCGTGGGCCCGCCGAACGGATCTACTCGACGCTGTTCACCGGGATGAGCAGGCTGCCGGTCCGGCTCCGCCCGGCCTGA